The following are encoded in a window of Sulfitobacter sp. S190 genomic DNA:
- a CDS encoding TRAP transporter small permease, whose translation MLLRLEKTLLGLGAVAVILLGVLITANVIARAVFGTFVPDAVIMVRELMVAAILLPLAAATAARAHVSVAFVSDRFAPRVRSVLIIAGSLIGMIALAPLIYKGSLEFLKVVERGSFYSGYLDLPKWPGLLFFVLGLGAAWLRLAELFVRDIRVVAGGGVVSDAQKHAGDLLEEKG comes from the coding sequence ATGCTTTTGCGACTTGAGAAAACCTTGCTGGGACTGGGCGCTGTGGCGGTCATTCTTCTGGGGGTGCTGATCACTGCAAATGTCATTGCGCGCGCCGTCTTTGGTACCTTCGTGCCGGATGCGGTCATCATGGTGCGGGAATTGATGGTGGCGGCGATCCTGCTGCCGCTGGCTGCGGCAACGGCGGCACGTGCCCATGTCAGCGTTGCGTTTGTCTCCGACCGCTTTGCGCCCCGTGTCCGCTCTGTGCTGATCATCGCAGGCTCGCTGATCGGTATGATCGCGCTGGCCCCTCTGATCTACAAAGGCAGCCTCGAGTTTCTCAAGGTTGTGGAGCGGGGCAGCTTCTATTCGGGCTATCTGGACCTTCCCAAATGGCCGGGGCTGTTGTTTTTTGTGCTGGGCCTCGGGGCGGCGTGGCTGCGTCTGGCCGAGCTTTTCGTGCGCGACATCCGCGTCGTGGCAGGCGGGGGTGTCGTATCGGACGCGCAAAAGCACGCCGGTGATCTCCTCGAAGAAAAGGGCTGA
- a CDS encoding ABC transporter ATP-binding protein: MPLLDVKSLTIGFGDAPPVVDRVSFDVNCGETLALVGESGSGKTLTCRAALRILPANAQLRSGEILYDHGGVNCDLLKTPARQLRKLRGNRISMIFQEPMRSMSPLHRLGDQVSEVLHLHESISKDAARKRVLAQFERVGFADPERAYKSYPFEMSGGMRQRAMIAMAMVSKPDLLIADEPTTALDVTTQAQVLGLIKDLQRETRMAVILVTHDLGVVANMADKVVVMNNGRVMEAGEAQHVLAAPAHGYTQKLFAAAPMIPEVAAPARPQSEGADLILDMRKVTKSFTMRAGGWRKPVVITACRDVDLKLPRGKTLAVVGESGSGKTTCARVALGATDPDPGGEVLFTARPGDAPVTVHDMTTDERRRFQRDAQMVFQDPYSSLSPRMRVQSALTEPLEIHGIGNRAERKERAAEMIRLVGLSPDMLPRYPHAFSGGQRQRLSIARALTLDPQLLVCDEPTSALDVSVQDQILTLLEDIREKRNLSYLFISHDLAVVARIADEVAVMRAGVIVEQAAPDTLFYNPQHPYTKALIAAQPEPDVNRPIDLDLVAKGAGQPKTWPEMFRFEGADAPALRELEPGHKVRCHA; the protein is encoded by the coding sequence ATGCCACTTTTGGACGTGAAATCGTTGACCATCGGCTTCGGGGATGCGCCGCCGGTTGTCGACAGGGTCAGCTTTGATGTGAATTGTGGCGAAACACTTGCGCTGGTCGGCGAAAGCGGGTCGGGCAAGACGCTGACCTGTCGGGCCGCGTTGCGCATCCTGCCCGCCAATGCGCAGCTGCGATCGGGTGAAATTCTCTACGACCACGGGGGCGTGAACTGCGATCTGCTGAAAACGCCTGCGCGGCAACTGCGCAAACTGCGTGGAAACCGGATTTCCATGATATTTCAAGAGCCTATGCGCTCGATGTCACCACTGCACCGGTTGGGCGATCAGGTCAGCGAAGTGTTGCACCTGCACGAAAGCATCAGCAAGGACGCCGCGCGCAAACGGGTTCTGGCCCAGTTCGAGCGGGTCGGTTTTGCCGATCCCGAACGCGCCTACAAAAGCTATCCGTTCGAGATGTCGGGCGGCATGCGCCAACGGGCGATGATCGCCATGGCGATGGTTTCCAAACCCGACCTTCTGATTGCGGACGAACCCACCACAGCACTTGATGTGACGACACAGGCACAGGTTCTGGGGCTTATCAAGGATCTGCAGCGCGAAACCCGCATGGCCGTGATTCTCGTCACGCATGATCTGGGTGTGGTGGCCAATATGGCCGACAAGGTCGTTGTGATGAACAACGGGCGCGTCATGGAAGCGGGAGAGGCCCAGCACGTATTGGCAGCCCCCGCGCACGGATACACCCAAAAGCTGTTTGCGGCGGCCCCGATGATCCCCGAAGTCGCAGCGCCAGCGCGGCCGCAATCCGAAGGTGCCGATCTGATCCTCGACATGCGCAAGGTGACCAAATCCTTCACCATGCGCGCGGGCGGGTGGCGCAAGCCGGTGGTGATCACGGCATGCCGCGATGTTGATCTGAAGCTGCCGCGCGGCAAGACACTGGCCGTGGTCGGTGAAAGCGGATCGGGCAAGACCACATGTGCGCGTGTGGCCCTGGGTGCGACCGACCCCGATCCGGGCGGCGAGGTGCTTTTCACTGCCCGCCCCGGCGACGCGCCGGTGACGGTACACGACATGACGACGGACGAACGGCGCCGGTTCCAGCGCGACGCGCAGATGGTGTTTCAGGATCCCTATTCGTCGCTCAGCCCGCGGATGCGGGTGCAAAGCGCACTGACCGAACCGCTGGAAATCCATGGCATCGGCAACCGTGCTGAGCGCAAGGAACGTGCCGCCGAAATGATCCGTCTTGTCGGGTTGAGCCCCGATATGCTGCCGCGCTATCCCCATGCGTTTTCCGGCGGCCAGCGCCAGCGCCTGTCGATCGCACGGGCGTTGACGCTCGATCCGCAGCTTCTGGTCTGTGACGAACCCACGTCGGCGCTTGATGTGTCGGTGCAGGACCAGATCCTGACGCTGCTCGAAGATATCCGCGAAAAACGTAACCTGAGCTATTTGTTCATCAGCCACGATCTCGCGGTTGTGGCCCGCATTGCCGACGAAGTGGCCGTGATGCGTGCGGGTGTCATCGTCGAGCAGGCCGCGCCGGATACGCTTTTCTACAATCCGCAACACCCCTACACCAAAGCCCTGATCGCGGCACAGCCCGAACCGGACGTGAACCGGCCGATCGATCTGGATCTGGTTGCAAAAGGGGCGGGCCAGCCGAAAACATGGCCCGAAATGTTCCGCTTTGAAGGGGCCGATGCGCCTGCTTTGCGTGAACTCGAACCCGGTCACAAGGTCAGATGCCATGCGTAA
- a CDS encoding FAD-dependent oxidoreductase has translation MTDKIAYETHGPVAVLRLQNPPVNALSQQVRQGLSDGMDRAEADDAVQAVLIVGDGRAFIAGADIKEFGKPLTEPNLPDLCTRIESSPKLVVASMHGVSLGGGLEVALGCHYRVAQPTARVGLPEVHLGILPGAGGTQRLPRLTGAQKAVEAITTGRHIKAAEALELGIIDRIEEGDPLEVGLAYAQDLLSQGAPRRPVSALPNLEGIDWDATYDNVLRKGRGQISPATAVRAVQAASELPFEKGIKRERELFMELMNTDQRKGLIHAFFNERAVSNLPELKGVDPRPVQTIGVIGGGTMGAGIATAALLSGLNVVLIEMTDDAATGAHKRIAGNLAGALKRGKINQEKHDALLNVALEVSQNYDSLRDADLVIEAVYEDMDVKKEVFGKLDAACKPGCVLATNTSYLDVNEIAASTARPADVIGLHFFSPAHVMKLLEIVVADRTAPDVVATGFALGKMLGKVSVRAGVCDGFIGNRILAVYRTAADHMILDGASPYHIDKVLKDFGFAMGPFEVADLAGLDIGWATRKRKAPDRHPQERVPTYIDRLCEQGHFGQKTGEGYYVYEEGKRGGTPNPKIPDLIAAEQAELGITPRDFTDAEILRRYMCAMVNESAKVVEEGIAARPLDVDMTLLFGYGFPRYWGGPMKWADIQGLPSVLADIERYAAEDAWFWAPADLLKKLVAEGRTFDDLNKEAAQ, from the coding sequence ATGACCGATAAGATCGCCTATGAAACGCACGGCCCCGTCGCTGTCCTGCGATTGCAGAATCCGCCCGTCAACGCGCTGAGCCAGCAGGTCCGCCAGGGGCTGAGCGATGGCATGGACCGCGCCGAAGCCGATGACGCGGTACAGGCGGTTTTGATCGTCGGCGATGGCCGCGCCTTTATCGCCGGTGCCGATATCAAGGAATTCGGCAAGCCGTTGACCGAGCCAAATCTGCCCGATCTGTGTACCCGCATCGAAAGCTCGCCCAAGCTGGTGGTGGCCTCCATGCACGGGGTGAGCCTGGGTGGCGGGCTGGAGGTGGCGCTGGGCTGCCACTACCGCGTGGCGCAACCCACTGCGCGGGTGGGCCTGCCCGAGGTCCATCTGGGCATTCTGCCCGGTGCAGGCGGCACCCAGCGGCTGCCGCGTCTGACTGGCGCGCAAAAGGCTGTCGAAGCCATCACGACGGGCCGCCATATCAAGGCCGCCGAGGCGCTGGAGCTTGGCATCATCGACCGCATCGAAGAGGGCGATCCGCTGGAAGTGGGGCTGGCCTACGCGCAGGACCTGCTGTCACAAGGCGCCCCGCGCCGTCCGGTCAGCGCACTGCCCAATCTCGAAGGGATCGATTGGGACGCGACCTATGATAACGTGCTCAGAAAAGGCCGCGGTCAGATCAGCCCGGCCACCGCCGTGCGTGCGGTTCAGGCAGCCTCCGAGCTACCCTTCGAGAAAGGCATCAAACGCGAACGCGAATTGTTCATGGAGCTGATGAATACGGACCAGCGCAAAGGTCTGATCCATGCGTTTTTCAACGAACGGGCCGTCAGCAACCTGCCCGAACTCAAGGGCGTCGATCCGCGTCCGGTCCAGACCATCGGGGTGATCGGCGGCGGCACGATGGGCGCGGGCATCGCAACTGCAGCGCTGCTGTCTGGGCTGAATGTCGTGCTGATCGAGATGACGGATGATGCCGCCACAGGAGCGCACAAGCGCATCGCGGGCAATCTGGCAGGCGCGCTCAAACGCGGCAAGATCAACCAGGAAAAGCACGACGCGCTGCTGAATGTCGCGCTGGAGGTTTCCCAGAACTACGATAGCCTGCGCGACGCTGATCTGGTGATCGAAGCGGTCTACGAGGATATGGACGTCAAGAAAGAGGTGTTTGGCAAGCTCGACGCCGCGTGTAAACCGGGCTGCGTGCTGGCGACCAACACGTCGTATCTGGATGTCAACGAGATCGCGGCGAGCACCGCGCGGCCTGCCGATGTGATCGGGTTGCACTTCTTTTCGCCCGCACATGTGATGAAGCTGCTGGAAATCGTGGTGGCAGACCGGACCGCGCCGGACGTGGTTGCGACCGGTTTCGCGCTGGGCAAGATGCTGGGCAAGGTGTCGGTGCGCGCCGGGGTGTGCGACGGCTTTATCGGTAACCGCATACTCGCGGTCTACCGCACGGCCGCCGATCACATGATCCTTGACGGCGCGTCGCCCTATCACATCGACAAGGTGCTCAAGGATTTCGGCTTTGCGATGGGGCCGTTCGAAGTGGCCGATCTGGCCGGGCTCGACATCGGCTGGGCCACGCGCAAGCGCAAGGCGCCCGACCGCCACCCGCAAGAACGCGTGCCGACCTACATCGACCGGCTGTGTGAACAGGGGCATTTCGGGCAGAAAACCGGCGAAGGGTATTATGTCTACGAAGAGGGCAAACGTGGCGGCACACCCAATCCGAAGATCCCCGATCTGATTGCGGCCGAACAGGCCGAGCTGGGGATCACGCCGCGCGACTTTACCGACGCGGAAATCCTGCGCCGCTACATGTGCGCGATGGTCAACGAATCCGCCAAGGTGGTCGAGGAAGGCATCGCCGCCCGCCCGCTGGATGTCGATATGACACTGCTCTTCGGGTACGGGTTTCCGCGCTACTGGGGCGGGCCGATGAAATGGGCGGACATTCAGGGCCTGCCGTCGGTGCTGGCCGATATCGAACGCTATGCCGCCGAGGATGCGTGGTTCTGGGCCCCCGCCGATCTGCTGAAAAAACTGGTGGCCGAAGGCCGCACATTTGATGATCTGAACAAGGAAGCCGCACAATGA
- a CDS encoding class I SAM-dependent methyltransferase: MTRLDLFIARMVSQRACIDDAVARTKDMTGPVYELGLGNGRTYHHMRETIAGRDIYVFERAVASHPDSRPEPGFLYEGDVFETLPQALVDLGPTASFIHADLGGHNREKNDAFARKISPYVEPHLAPGGIMVASDRMYFDALEELPLPAEAFEGRCFIYRKPA, translated from the coding sequence ATGACCCGCCTTGATCTGTTTATTGCCCGCATGGTGTCTCAACGCGCCTGCATCGACGACGCGGTCGCCCGCACCAAGGATATGACCGGGCCTGTGTATGAACTTGGTCTGGGCAACGGCCGGACCTATCACCACATGCGCGAAACGATTGCGGGGCGCGATATCTACGTGTTCGAGCGGGCCGTGGCCTCTCACCCCGACAGCCGCCCCGAACCCGGCTTTCTCTACGAAGGTGACGTGTTCGAAACCCTGCCGCAGGCATTGGTTGATCTGGGGCCAACGGCGTCGTTCATCCATGCGGATCTTGGCGGCCATAACCGCGAAAAGAACGATGCCTTCGCCCGCAAGATTTCGCCCTATGTCGAGCCGCACCTGGCGCCGGGGGGGATCATGGTGGCCAGTGACCGGATGTATTTTGACGCACTCGAAGAACTGCCTTTGCCGGCCGAGGCCTTCGAGGGCCGGTGCTTTATCTACCGCAAACCCGCCTGA
- a CDS encoding IclR family transcriptional regulator: protein MTDQSTDRKFANTLARGLGVLRAFRASDNGLTHAQIAERTGLPKPTISRLTYTLCELGYLSHGGRNDRFRLGPAAIVLGSVASQAVGFVDMVSDDMQRLADDTGTLALIAVRDGDRMMLVRTWRPATASTIWLEPGHRIPVHGSSSGMAFLASLDDERFAALQPDENLCQFRQDGYSQLVGRGFAIAPDDVRYASTVNAVSVPYHAAEFGEAVAFTCGALPVDLPRARMEQEVGPALHALVRALEHRTGRAPTLSRRG from the coding sequence ATGACGGATCAGAGCACAGACCGCAAATTCGCCAATACGCTGGCTCGGGGGCTCGGGGTTCTGCGTGCCTTCCGGGCCAGCGACAACGGGCTGACGCATGCCCAGATCGCAGAGCGGACAGGCCTGCCGAAACCCACGATCTCGCGTTTGACCTATACGTTGTGCGAACTGGGATATCTCAGCCACGGGGGTCGCAATGACCGTTTCCGGCTGGGCCCTGCCGCAATCGTGCTGGGGTCGGTCGCATCGCAGGCCGTGGGGTTCGTCGATATGGTCAGCGACGACATGCAGCGGCTGGCCGACGACACCGGAACACTCGCCCTGATCGCCGTGCGCGACGGGGACCGGATGATGCTGGTGCGCACGTGGCGCCCTGCGACGGCCTCGACCATCTGGCTCGAACCGGGCCACCGCATTCCGGTGCATGGCTCTTCGTCGGGCATGGCGTTTCTGGCCAGTCTGGACGACGAAAGGTTCGCCGCGCTGCAGCCCGATGAAAACCTGTGCCAGTTCCGGCAGGATGGCTACAGCCAGCTTGTGGGCCGCGGTTTTGCCATCGCGCCCGATGATGTACGCTATGCCAGCACCGTAAATGCCGTCAGCGTGCCCTACCACGCCGCCGAATTCGGCGAGGCCGTCGCCTTTACCTGCGGCGCTTTGCCCGTTGATTTGCCGCGCGCTCGCATGGAGCAAGAGGTCGGACCGGCCCTGCATGCGCTGGTCCGCGCTCTCGAACACCGCACAGGCCGGGCGCCCACGCTCAGCCGCCGCGGATGA
- a CDS encoding ABC transporter substrate-binding protein: protein MRKLLLALSLIAAPVWAQTPVQESSFWEQEVANGDMPPAAERIPAEPLIVDLAAKGREFGEQGGTLRTLVSRTKDIRQMVVYGYARLIGYAGDYSLQPDILREIEIEGERRFVLHLRDGHKWSDGAPFTSEDFRYWWEDVVNNEEITPTGPPDWMIVDDKMGSVTFPDPQTVIFEWETPNPNFLPLLAQARPPFIYRPAHYLRQFHATYTDPEKLAKLIDEKRVESWPALHNKYDNMYKFDNQDLPTLQPWLNATGGKSSRNVFVRNPYFHRIDARGVQLPYIDVVEMTVVGGGLIAAKANAGEVDLQARGLSFRDVAILKKGEAEGGNYRTYLWGNGAASQIAIYPNLNFADPVWREVIRDVRFRRALSLGIDRRMINRALYFGLAEEGGMTALPSSPLHDPADMKAWSAMDIDHANRLLDEMGLTERTANGLRKLPDGRPMEFVVETAGERQEEENALAIITDTWRDLGIRLIMRPLDRDILRNRIYAGLSMAGVWYGWDNGLPRAETSPHYLAPTQQEFFAWPKWGQYYQTKGQVGEKVDMEAAERLMQLDYDWAHTDDTAKRARIWDEMLEIHANQQFGIGILAAAPQPVVVSKRLRNVPEKGIWAYDPGAHFGIHRMDEFFFEDAKQQVTQ from the coding sequence ATGCGTAAACTGTTACTTGCCCTCAGTCTCATCGCCGCGCCCGTCTGGGCCCAGACGCCCGTTCAGGAAAGCAGTTTCTGGGAGCAGGAAGTGGCCAACGGCGACATGCCCCCCGCAGCCGAGCGCATCCCCGCGGAGCCCCTGATTGTCGATCTGGCCGCCAAGGGCAGGGAATTCGGCGAACAGGGCGGCACCCTGCGCACGTTGGTGTCGCGCACCAAGGACATCCGGCAGATGGTGGTTTACGGCTACGCCCGTCTGATCGGCTATGCGGGTGATTATTCGCTGCAGCCCGACATTTTGCGCGAGATCGAGATCGAGGGCGAACGCCGGTTCGTCCTGCATCTGCGCGACGGGCATAAATGGTCCGATGGCGCGCCCTTCACCTCGGAGGATTTCCGCTATTGGTGGGAAGACGTGGTCAACAACGAAGAGATCACACCGACGGGTCCACCCGACTGGATGATCGTCGACGACAAGATGGGCAGCGTGACCTTTCCCGACCCGCAAACGGTGATTTTCGAGTGGGAAACCCCCAATCCGAACTTCCTGCCGCTACTGGCACAGGCCCGCCCGCCCTTCATCTACCGGCCCGCACACTACCTGCGCCAGTTCCACGCCACCTATACGGATCCCGAAAAACTGGCCAAGCTGATTGACGAAAAGCGGGTCGAAAGCTGGCCTGCGCTGCACAACAAATACGACAACATGTACAAATTCGACAATCAGGATCTGCCCACGTTGCAGCCCTGGCTGAATGCGACAGGCGGCAAATCATCGCGCAACGTCTTTGTCCGCAACCCCTACTTCCACCGCATAGACGCGCGTGGCGTACAGTTGCCCTACATCGACGTGGTGGAAATGACCGTGGTGGGCGGCGGCCTGATTGCGGCCAAGGCGAACGCCGGCGAAGTCGATTTGCAAGCCCGCGGCCTGTCGTTCCGCGATGTTGCGATCCTCAAAAAGGGCGAGGCCGAAGGCGGCAATTATCGCACCTACCTGTGGGGCAACGGGGCGGCGAGCCAGATTGCCATCTATCCCAACCTCAATTTCGCCGATCCGGTCTGGCGCGAGGTTATCCGCGATGTGCGGTTCCGCCGCGCGCTCAGCCTCGGCATCGACCGGCGCATGATCAACCGCGCCCTGTACTTCGGTCTTGCAGAAGAGGGCGGAATGACGGCCCTGCCCTCGAGCCCGCTGCACGATCCTGCCGATATGAAAGCGTGGTCCGCGATGGATATCGACCACGCGAACCGGCTGCTTGACGAAATGGGTCTGACCGAACGGACCGCCAACGGGCTGCGCAAACTGCCGGACGGGCGGCCGATGGAATTCGTGGTCGAAACCGCGGGCGAGCGGCAGGAAGAAGAGAACGCACTGGCGATCATCACCGACACGTGGCGCGATCTGGGCATCCGTCTGATCATGCGCCCGCTGGACCGCGATATCCTGCGCAACCGTATCTATGCCGGGCTCTCGATGGCGGGCGTCTGGTATGGCTGGGACAATGGTCTGCCCCGCGCGGAGACCTCGCCGCACTATCTCGCTCCGACACAACAGGAATTCTTTGCCTGGCCAAAATGGGGCCAATACTACCAGACCAAGGGTCAGGTGGGCGAAAAGGTCGATATGGAAGCCGCCGAACGCCTGATGCAGCTGGATTATGACTGGGCCCACACCGACGACACCGCCAAGCGTGCCCGCATCTGGGACGAGATGCTGGAAATCCACGCCAACCAGCAGTTCGGCATCGGCATCCTTGCCGCCGCGCCGCAGCCTGTCGTTGTGTCTAAACGGCTGCGCAACGTGCCCGAAAAAGGCATCTGGGCCTACGATCCGGGGGCACATTTCGGCATCCACCGGATGGACGAGTTCTTTTTCGAAGACGCCAAACAGCAGGTGACGCAATGA
- a CDS encoding C4-dicarboxylate TRAP transporter substrate-binding protein, translating to MTFLKNASLAAAMTLAAAAAQAETTLIHGEAGPNRGARAAALQWFADEVSERSGGDIKIDIQWGGALFKAKAAMQSIADGVADMGSVIAVYYPQDMAAYGIADLPLNNPDAWVGMRATDELMRSSEAIQNNLADRDLRYIGTWTTSQVNIGCKDTAIRSAADIDGKKVRGVGAYGKVFGEQGANMVSMSIYDAYQGLDTGLIDCSQGYSYAVAALKQAEVMSSYTLLDWGQVGGLGIFMNLDTYEGLTDEQRAVINDTGKDMADEFGRLITSANEAAIASMKEQGVEIIELPEEERAKLVAGGEKFLDQWVETASDSGLDGAALLEEYRGLIQKWTEERDTNGYPWDSATN from the coding sequence ATGACATTTCTGAAAAACGCATCTCTGGCTGCAGCCATGACGCTGGCCGCCGCGGCGGCGCAGGCCGAAACGACGCTGATCCACGGCGAGGCCGGCCCAAACCGCGGCGCGCGTGCCGCCGCGTTGCAGTGGTTCGCCGACGAAGTATCGGAACGCTCGGGCGGAGACATCAAGATCGACATCCAATGGGGTGGTGCGCTTTTCAAGGCGAAGGCGGCGATGCAGTCGATCGCCGACGGGGTGGCCGACATGGGGTCGGTGATCGCGGTGTATTACCCGCAGGACATGGCCGCTTACGGCATCGCGGATCTGCCGCTCAACAACCCCGATGCATGGGTCGGCATGCGCGCCACGGATGAGCTGATGCGCTCGTCCGAGGCGATCCAGAACAATCTGGCCGACCGTGATCTGCGCTACATCGGCACCTGGACCACCAGCCAGGTCAACATCGGTTGTAAGGACACCGCCATTCGCAGCGCCGCCGACATCGACGGCAAGAAAGTGCGCGGCGTGGGCGCCTACGGCAAGGTTTTCGGCGAGCAAGGGGCGAATATGGTCAGCATGTCGATCTATGACGCCTACCAGGGGCTCGACACCGGATTGATCGACTGCAGCCAGGGCTATTCCTATGCGGTGGCCGCGCTCAAACAGGCCGAAGTGATGAGCAGCTATACCCTCTTGGACTGGGGACAGGTCGGCGGTCTGGGCATCTTCATGAACCTCGACACCTACGAAGGCCTGACAGACGAACAGCGTGCGGTCATCAATGACACGGGCAAGGACATGGCCGATGAATTCGGTCGCCTGATCACATCGGCAAACGAAGCGGCCATCGCGTCGATGAAGGAACAGGGCGTCGAGATCATCGAGTTGCCCGAAGAAGAACGCGCCAAGCTGGTTGCGGGCGGCGAGAAGTTTCTCGACCAGTGGGTCGAAACCGCCAGCGACAGCGGTCTCGACGGGGCGGCGCTGCTGGAGGAATACCGCGGGCTGATCCAGAAATGGACCGAGGAGCGCGACACGAACGGCTATCCATGGGACAGCGCAACCAACTGA
- a CDS encoding TRAP transporter large permease, producing MDPATIGMIAFAAVLVMLALRVPIGFTLASVATVGAFFIYAFRSGSFAPERAIKPTSSMVFSNSYDLVHSYDLSMIPLFVALGHIAYKADITTKIYYAAKVWLTKLPGGVAMASVMGCGGFSAITGSSIACASTMGKICTPEMLRMGYDPRLATASVAAGGTLGSLIPPSVLFIIYGIFTETSISSLFLAGILPGLLTLAGFVLVIAVWVWTRPEVAPPTDQRFTARERWIAAWESWPAVLLFIVIIGGIYGGIFTATEAAAVCVTAATLIGFAQRKLSLADLWEAVKETCIQTSAIFLIAACAKIFVAFIALTGVAPVIVQAVTDAQLSVVMLMLCIAVIYLLLGMFLDPIGIMVLTLPLMIPLVESYDLNLIWFGVVVIKLLEIGLITPPVGLNVFVIANVVGRDAPIDKIFAGITRFLSVDVIVLGLIMAFPIISLLIPMAAR from the coding sequence ATGGATCCCGCCACAATCGGCATGATTGCCTTTGCCGCTGTTCTGGTGATGCTGGCGTTGCGTGTGCCCATTGGTTTCACGCTGGCCTCTGTCGCCACGGTGGGTGCCTTTTTCATCTATGCGTTCCGGTCGGGCAGCTTTGCGCCCGAGCGCGCGATCAAACCCACCTCCTCGATGGTGTTTTCCAATTCCTACGACCTCGTGCACAGCTATGACCTGTCGATGATCCCGCTGTTCGTGGCGCTGGGTCACATCGCCTACAAGGCCGACATCACGACCAAGATCTACTATGCCGCCAAGGTCTGGCTGACCAAGCTGCCGGGCGGCGTCGCCATGGCCTCCGTGATGGGGTGTGGCGGGTTTTCGGCCATCACCGGATCGTCCATCGCCTGCGCCTCCACGATGGGCAAGATCTGCACGCCCGAAATGTTGCGGATGGGGTACGATCCGCGCCTTGCCACCGCCAGCGTGGCGGCGGGCGGGACGCTGGGCTCGCTCATCCCGCCGTCGGTCCTGTTCATCATCTACGGCATCTTCACCGAAACCTCGATTTCATCGCTGTTTCTGGCGGGCATCCTGCCGGGCCTGCTGACACTGGCGGGGTTTGTGCTGGTCATCGCCGTCTGGGTCTGGACCCGCCCCGAAGTCGCCCCGCCCACCGACCAACGCTTCACCGCCCGCGAACGCTGGATCGCGGCATGGGAAAGCTGGCCTGCGGTCTTGCTGTTCATCGTCATCATCGGCGGCATCTATGGCGGGATATTTACCGCCACCGAAGCGGCCGCCGTCTGTGTCACGGCGGCCACCCTCATCGGCTTTGCGCAGCGCAAGCTCAGCCTCGCGGACCTGTGGGAAGCCGTGAAAGAGACCTGCATCCAGACATCCGCAATTTTCCTGATCGCGGCCTGCGCCAAGATTTTCGTGGCCTTCATCGCGCTGACCGGTGTCGCGCCGGTGATCGTGCAGGCGGTGACGGATGCGCAGCTTTCGGTGGTGATGCTGATGCTGTGCATCGCGGTGATCTACCTTCTGTTGGGCATGTTTCTTGACCCCATCGGCATCATGGTGCTGACGCTGCCGCTGATGATCCCGCTGGTCGAAAGCTATGATCTGAACCTGATCTGGTTTGGTGTCGTGGTGATCAAGCTGTTGGAAATCGGGCTCATCACGCCGCCTGTCGGGCTGAACGTCTTTGTCATCGCAAATGTCGTGGGCCGTGACGCACCGATCGACAAGATTTTTGCCGGCATCACCCGGTTTCTCAGCGTTGATGTCATTGTGCTAGGCCTCATCATGGCCTTCCCGATCATATCACTTCTGATCCCGATGGCCGCGCGATGA